One window of Rasiella rasia genomic DNA carries:
- a CDS encoding alanine/glycine:cation symporter family protein produces the protein MASLAWGLPLLILLMGGGLYLIFRIRFLPFRYLGHALAVLRGKYDDTNDVGEISHFQALTTALSATVGMGNISGVAVAIAIGGPGAVFWMWVSAVIGMSTKFFTASLSVMYRGKDTNGEIQGGPMYFITEGLGKNWMPLAAFFSVAGLVGALPVFNVNQLTQAVNDLLLKPANLYHGTYTNIIIGVILATITAIVVLGGLSRISKTTSRLVPAMVLLYFVMVVYILGVHYTEIPRYLALIFTDAFSASFYKGDAFLGGIVGGLILLGIRRGAFSNEAGIGTAPMAHGAAKTNEPIREGLVAMLGPAIDTLIVCTLTALAILVTGVWQSSDSNGVTLTATAFTETIPQYGKYALLLCIAVFSISSLFSYSYYGTKCMSFLFGANNKGVYNYFYIASIILGATTSLSMMINLIDTFFALMAIPTMLATIILAPKVIKEARNYFAKLKNKE, from the coding sequence ATGGCCTCGTTGGCTTGGGGACTTCCGTTGTTAATTTTATTGATGGGTGGCGGACTCTATCTTATTTTTAGAATACGCTTTCTTCCGTTTAGATATTTAGGTCATGCGCTCGCGGTACTTCGCGGTAAATACGATGATACAAACGATGTTGGCGAAATTAGTCACTTTCAAGCATTAACCACTGCGTTATCGGCTACCGTTGGTATGGGGAATATTTCTGGCGTTGCCGTAGCCATTGCAATTGGTGGCCCAGGAGCCGTATTCTGGATGTGGGTAAGTGCGGTTATTGGTATGTCTACAAAATTTTTTACCGCTAGTTTGTCTGTAATGTATCGTGGTAAAGATACCAATGGTGAAATTCAAGGTGGCCCCATGTATTTTATAACAGAAGGCCTCGGTAAAAACTGGATGCCTTTGGCGGCGTTTTTTAGTGTCGCTGGACTCGTTGGAGCTTTGCCTGTGTTTAATGTAAATCAGCTCACCCAAGCTGTTAACGATCTCTTGTTAAAGCCAGCAAATCTATACCATGGTACATACACAAATATTATTATAGGTGTAATACTTGCTACCATAACAGCCATTGTAGTGTTGGGCGGTCTCTCGCGTATAAGTAAAACCACATCTCGATTAGTCCCGGCTATGGTTTTGTTGTACTTTGTGATGGTAGTTTACATCTTAGGCGTTCATTATACCGAAATTCCTAGATACCTAGCGCTAATTTTCACCGATGCTTTTTCTGCTTCCTTCTATAAAGGGGATGCATTTCTTGGAGGTATAGTAGGAGGGCTTATTTTATTGGGTATTCGTCGTGGAGCATTTTCTAACGAAGCAGGTATTGGTACAGCGCCTATGGCACATGGAGCAGCAAAAACAAACGAACCTATACGAGAAGGACTAGTTGCCATGCTAGGTCCAGCTATAGATACGCTAATTGTTTGTACGCTAACCGCATTGGCGATTTTAGTAACGGGTGTGTGGCAGTCTAGCGATTCAAATGGTGTGACCCTTACTGCTACCGCATTTACAGAAACCATTCCACAATACGGAAAATATGCATTGTTATTGTGTATTGCTGTTTTTAGTATCTCCTCACTATTTTCATACTCTTACTACGGTACAAAATGTATGTCTTTCTTATTTGGAGCCAACAATAAAGGTGTTTACAATTATTTTTACATTGCCAGTATCATACTAGGAGCGACTACCTCTCTTAGCATGATGATTAATCTTATTGATACATTTTTTGCGCTAATGGCAATTCCTACCATGCTGGCAACTATTATTCTTGCACCAAAGGTGATAAAAGAAGCTAGAAATTATTTTGCCAAACTAAAAAATAAAGAATAG
- a CDS encoding beta strand repeat-containing protein gives MKKHYFILTIFMLSILGVQAQTFNETMGTGSGVNITSGDFNTMYGDSTGSFITSGSRTTLLGYSAGRSVTTSELTAIGYLAGYSNTTGFDNTFIGYEAGRLTVNGGDNTFVGAESGENNTTGYDNTFVGEESGANNTTGYENTFIGEDAGFSNTTGYKNTFIGNEVGISSDVGYRNTGVGSESMSDVDDGHHNTGLGDSAAIDIGDGIYNTMVGAAAGVATEYADYNTFIGAQSGWDNNRTNNTSNANHNTYVGFSAGFTNREGQYNVGMGSLADFDNTNRSNTMFFGYNITASNNNVMGFGNNSFIDGPYSISLGIDHDVRGQNSIMMGYLGNMPALADYSVGIGDRVDIAENDVVGIGRSVNVDNQYAVAIGSTTVAQNDGAIVIGYTASSTDPGGLDPTNNIAIGNAANVQGRNAVAIGNAATAVNDNSMVLGGATNPLSVGIGTDAPNANASLDLVGFNKGLLVNRVTNAQRTNMETSPASGIALDLADEGLMVFDTEDDALYVWDGSDWVAFGSGTDDQTVDLFQLDGNNLELSLEDDGAAALQVDLSGYLDNTDNQTADVFQLNGNNLELSLEDDGAATQQVDLSGYLDNTDDQTADVFQLNGNNLELSLENDGAATQQVDLSGYLDNTDNQNIAGSGLAGTDLTIGISGGTSQTVDLSSLNDSGTDDQQLSIAGNSLDLEDGGSVDLSGYLDNTDNQNIAGSGLAGTDLTIGISGGASQTVDLSSLDDSGTDDQQLSIAGNSLDLEDGGSVDLSGYLDNTDNQNIAGSGLAGTDLTIGISGGASQTVDLSSLDDSGTDDQQLSIAGNSLNLEDGGSVDLSGYLDNTDNQNIAGSGLAGTNLTIGISGGASQTVDLSSLDDSGTDDQQLSIAGNSLNLEDGGSVDLSGYLDNTDNQNIAGSGLTGTDLTIGISGGASQTIDLSSLNNAGTDDQTLGNFLLTNEILSLAIEDGNVVNVSLAPLIQPLEDENAAQQAQIDALLANAAAQQALIDDLIDRVEALEDCACKTLDAPDFDPNTGGRAYLYQNVPNPFGNTTSIGYYIPFEHSRANLLITTTEGKVLSNIAIREFGEGTIEFNKSTLQSAMYFYTLYVDGERVDTKRMLVE, from the coding sequence ATGAAAAAACATTATTTTATTTTAACAATCTTTATGCTTTCTATACTAGGAGTGCAAGCCCAAACGTTTAACGAAACTATGGGTACTGGCTCTGGTGTCAATATTACTTCTGGAGATTTTAACACCATGTATGGAGATAGTACGGGTAGTTTTATAACCTCAGGGTCTAGAACTACCTTGTTAGGTTATAGTGCTGGACGAAGTGTGACTACTAGTGAGCTAACTGCCATTGGGTACTTAGCTGGTTACTCCAATACTACAGGTTTCGACAATACTTTTATTGGATACGAGGCTGGACGTTTAACTGTTAATGGCGGAGATAACACGTTTGTTGGCGCTGAATCTGGAGAAAATAATACCACAGGTTATGATAACACCTTTGTAGGAGAAGAATCTGGAGCAAATAACACCACTGGATATGAAAATACTTTCATAGGTGAAGATGCAGGGTTTAGTAACACTACTGGTTACAAAAACACATTTATAGGAAACGAAGTAGGTATTTCTTCCGATGTGGGATATAGAAATACAGGAGTGGGTAGTGAATCTATGAGCGATGTAGATGATGGGCATCATAATACAGGTCTTGGTGATTCTGCAGCTATCGATATTGGAGATGGTATTTATAATACAATGGTAGGGGCAGCTGCTGGTGTTGCAACAGAATATGCAGATTATAATACATTTATCGGTGCTCAATCAGGCTGGGATAATAACCGTACAAATAATACATCAAATGCAAATCATAATACGTATGTAGGATTTTCTGCTGGATTTACGAATAGAGAAGGACAATATAATGTAGGTATGGGATCGCTTGCAGATTTTGACAACACTAATAGATCTAATACAATGTTCTTTGGGTATAATATTACCGCGAGTAATAATAATGTAATGGGCTTTGGTAATAATTCTTTTATAGACGGTCCATATTCTATTTCTTTAGGTATAGATCATGATGTAAGAGGGCAAAATTCTATTATGATGGGGTATTTAGGAAATATGCCAGCCTTAGCAGATTATTCTGTAGGTATTGGTGATCGTGTTGATATTGCAGAAAATGATGTGGTTGGTATTGGACGATCAGTCAATGTTGATAATCAATATGCCGTAGCAATTGGTTCTACTACAGTAGCACAAAACGATGGCGCAATTGTCATTGGATACACAGCTTCTTCAACAGATCCAGGTGGGTTAGACCCAACAAATAATATTGCTATAGGTAATGCTGCAAACGTACAAGGTAGAAATGCAGTCGCTATTGGTAATGCAGCAACAGCTGTAAATGATAATTCTATGGTGTTAGGGGGTGCTACAAATCCATTAAGTGTTGGTATTGGTACAGACGCACCTAATGCTAATGCTTCTTTAGATTTAGTGGGTTTTAATAAAGGGTTACTTGTAAATAGAGTTACCAATGCCCAACGAACTAATATGGAAACTTCCCCAGCGTCAGGTATAGCATTAGATTTGGCAGATGAAGGATTGATGGTTTTTGATACTGAAGATGATGCATTGTATGTTTGGGATGGATCGGATTGGGTTGCTTTTGGTTCTGGAACAGATGATCAAACCGTAGACCTTTTTCAACTTGATGGAAACAATTTAGAACTTTCTTTAGAAGACGATGGCGCTGCTGCGCTGCAGGTAGATCTTTCAGGATATTTAGATAATACAGACAACCAAACAGCTGACGTTTTTCAGCTAAACGGAAATAACCTAGAACTTTCTTTAGAAGACGATGGAGCTGCAACGCAACAAGTAGATCTTTCAGGATATTTAGATAATACAGACGATCAAACAGCAGACGTTTTTCAGTTAAACGGAAACAACCTAGAACTCTCTTTAGAAAATGACGGTGCAGCTACACAACAAGTAGACCTTTCAGGCTATCTAGACAACACAGACAACCAAAATATTGCTGGTTCTGGTTTGGCAGGAACAGACTTAACTATCGGAATTTCTGGTGGTACTTCGCAAACTGTAGATTTGTCTTCGCTAAATGATTCAGGAACAGATGACCAACAATTATCAATTGCTGGAAATTCATTAGATCTAGAAGATGGTGGTTCTGTAGACCTTTCAGGATACTTAGACAATACAGACAACCAAAATATTGCTGGTTCAGGTCTTGCAGGAACAGACTTAACTATTGGTATTTCTGGAGGTGCTTCGCAAACTGTAGATTTGTCTTCGCTAGATGATTCAGGAACAGACGACCAACAATTATCAATTGCTGGAAATTCATTAGATCTAGAAGATGGTGGTTCTGTAGACCTTTCAGGATACTTAGACAATACAGACAACCAAAATATCGCTGGTTCAGGTCTTGCAGGAACAGACTTAACTATTGGTATTTCTGGAGGTGCTTCGCAAACTGTAGATTTATCTTCACTAGATGATTCAGGAACAGACGACCAACAATTGTCAATTGCTGGAAATTCATTAAATCTAGAAGATGGTGGTTCTGTAGACCTTTCAGGATACTTAGACAATACAGACAACCAAAATATCGCTGGTTCAGGTCTTGCAGGAACAAACTTAACTATTGGTATTTCTGGAGGTGCTTCGCAAACTGTAGATTTGTCTTCGCTAGATGATTCAGGAACAGACGACCAACAATTGTCAATTGCTGGAAATTCATTAAATCTAGAAGATGGTGGTTCTGTAGACCTTTCAGGATACTTAGACAATACAGACAACCAAAATATCGCTGGTTCAGGTCTCACAGGAACAGACTTAACCATTGGTATTTCTGGAGGTGCTTCTCAAACAATCGATTTGTCTTCTCTAAATAATGCTGGTACAGACGACCAGACGTTAGGTAATTTCTTATTAACTAACGAAATTTTGAGTTTAGCAATCGAAGATGGAAATGTTGTAAACGTTAGTTTAGCACCATTAATTCAGCCGTTAGAAGATGAAAATGCGGCACAACAAGCTCAGATTGATGCTTTGTTGGCAAATGCAGCTGCACAACAAGCGCTTATAGACGACTTAATAGATCGAGTAGAAGCACTTGAAGATTGTGCTTGTAAAACGTTAGATGCTCCAGATTTCGATCCTAATACGGGCGGTAGAGCATACCTATACCAGAATGTTCCTAATCCTTTCGGTAATACAACATCTATTGGTTACTACATTCCTTTTGAGCATTCAAGAGCTAACCTCTTAATCACAACTACAGAAGGTAAAGTGCTTTCTAACATTGCGATTAGAGAGTTTGGTGAAGGAACTATTGAGTTTAATAAATCAACGCTTCAATCTGCAATGTATTTCTATACACTATACGTAGATGGTGAGCGAGTAGATACGAAGAGAATGCTAGTAGAATAG
- a CDS encoding MBOAT family O-acyltransferase: MLFNSFDFGFFLVIAYSLYWLLGSRQRIAQNVLLLLASYLFYGLWDWRFLGLLFASSCIDYFAGRAIGNSSKKSHRKFWLYTSVLWNLGVLVTFKYFNFFIDGFHALFTSESVATSYSIWNVVIPLGLSFYTFQTMSYTIDVYRNRIKPTKNILEFLCFVSFFPQLVAGPIERAKFLLPQFQIERKFNLQQSKEGLRQILWGLFKKVLVADKLGIAVTMAFNNPEQYGSLTLAFAAALFSFQVYCDFSGYTDIAVGTAKLFGFKLHNNFNIPYLAKSITEFWQRWHITLTKWFTDYVYIPFVKSFKRITVRVRVIGLLLTMFLVGLWHGANWTFTVFGLYNGVILVVERIPFFGRKNTLVKWLPNRTRLFSLFYFFTLTSISSVFFRAESLDHAWYILKRILSFTDATTLSSLIGIKLGYLAILIVAEVITKTKAYPLAQLEAYLPRAARWTIYYILIILIVRYAEPKEAFIYFQF; encoded by the coding sequence GTGCTATTCAATTCATTTGATTTTGGGTTTTTCCTCGTCATTGCCTATTCATTGTATTGGCTCTTGGGAAGCAGGCAGCGTATTGCACAAAATGTTTTGTTGTTGCTTGCAAGTTATCTATTCTACGGTCTATGGGATTGGCGCTTTTTAGGATTGCTTTTTGCTAGTTCTTGCATCGATTATTTTGCTGGGCGAGCCATTGGTAATTCTTCAAAAAAATCACATCGCAAGTTCTGGCTCTACACCAGTGTGCTCTGGAACTTGGGCGTATTAGTGACGTTTAAATATTTCAACTTTTTTATAGACGGTTTTCATGCCTTATTTACTTCGGAAAGCGTCGCAACTTCTTATAGTATCTGGAATGTGGTCATACCGCTAGGCTTGAGTTTTTACACCTTTCAGACGATGAGCTACACCATAGACGTGTACCGAAATAGAATAAAACCAACTAAAAACATTCTTGAATTCTTATGTTTCGTAAGTTTCTTTCCGCAGTTGGTAGCAGGACCTATAGAACGAGCTAAGTTTTTACTTCCACAGTTTCAAATTGAAAGAAAATTTAATTTACAACAGTCTAAAGAAGGTCTACGGCAAATTTTATGGGGATTGTTTAAAAAAGTCTTGGTGGCCGACAAACTTGGAATTGCCGTAACCATGGCTTTTAACAACCCTGAGCAATATGGAAGCCTTACGTTGGCTTTTGCGGCTGCCTTGTTTTCGTTTCAGGTCTATTGCGACTTTTCTGGCTACACAGACATTGCCGTTGGTACGGCTAAACTCTTTGGCTTTAAGCTACACAACAATTTCAACATTCCATATCTCGCCAAATCAATTACAGAATTTTGGCAACGTTGGCACATTACACTCACGAAATGGTTTACAGATTATGTCTATATTCCCTTTGTAAAAAGTTTTAAACGCATTACCGTAAGGGTGCGGGTTATTGGGCTTTTATTAACTATGTTTTTGGTAGGATTATGGCACGGTGCAAATTGGACCTTTACTGTATTTGGTTTATATAACGGAGTTATTCTTGTGGTAGAACGCATACCTTTCTTCGGAAGAAAAAATACTTTGGTAAAATGGTTACCCAATAGAACAAGACTTTTTAGTTTGTTTTATTTCTTTACCCTTACCTCTATTTCTAGTGTTTTTTTTCGCGCGGAAAGTTTAGACCATGCGTGGTATATCCTAAAACGGATACTTAGCTTTACAGATGCTACGACACTATCGTCACTCATTGGTATAAAACTAGGATATCTTGCCATATTGATTGTTGCCGAAGTGATAACAAAAACCAAAGCATACCCCCTAGCGCAGTTAGAAGCCTATCTACCGAGGGCAGCACGCTGGACAATATATTATATCCTTATCATATTAATTGTTCGTTATGCCGAACCTAAAGAAGCCTTTATATATTTTCAGTTTTAA
- a CDS encoding glycosyltransferase family 117 protein has product MIKRERITSLILFVFVFTVYAISASRSISFWDSPEFIGSNYNLQATHPPGAPFYTMLCSIVLQFFSASKAAFVSNLISGFFGALTVTYLFKITFHITTKIQSKKSDFEIAYLPYLTGLTSALTLAFSNSFWIASTETEVYTLSFALLAIMIYIMLKWEHSLNDIEGDRLLLLLALLFGISTGVHLILISTIIPLSLLFTHKKYGLTIKNTVLSLLFGCLLFFFIYLFIIQGIIQMANSLDIWLVNTLNTSMNTGILVMLAIITAFFGISLLYTYRKKKFNAHHIVLALLFFLVGVSSYLMPIQRSKANSQIANGIENSNRMLQYIKGDQFGISSIPLLNGYTYNAPLNNQKPFLNGDPILTFDSEKQKYITVDNGDFQNINYADEFSMFFPRLYEAKDENEYKLWTTIKGEPIDYSVNGEIKKIYKPTFKENFNFFIDYQVSWLNLRYLFWNFIGKQNNNQGLGYVKDGNWISGINSIDKARVGDYSKMPEYFRTDKSRNAYYFIPFIFGIIGLLSLVKHRQFFLTTLFIFLSFGLGITLYINPVPSSILVRERDYIFIGSFLIFSLWVGLSILLFYNTLKFLVSAKIRLIVVSILVLIGGPIQMLAKGWDDHQRSKDTFAYEFGKAYLDACPEQAILITNGDNMTFPLWYLQEVENYRTDVRVLNFDQLNLDTHIDRLKHTVGSSKPIQISLKKHFYINGVDKLIPLQKEIDRAAELPILFEFFQDSTTQINWNGRLRHYMPATKFSIPIDTFKMKKNGLTAEDLNAFYTAEVKWDYPKDFYGLNEIVLMNVITNNIHDRPICFAINGKSGHYLGLQDYLVHNGMVERLAPIQRKGDTLNPKIVNTNMMYPYIMNKLQFEGLNDDEKFIPYENRVYVQDILRRNYYFLAQALLEENKKEEAILVLDKCFSLFPNKTIAYKQYAYALGKLYYRAGLKTKGDNICATAMKNIWDELVWITSFDPPYPAINVSYAEKLKNMYIQMRQQFPGEISTLNVDDKGYKAFETKHNLWKQRNWPY; this is encoded by the coding sequence ATGATTAAAAGAGAAAGAATTACAAGCCTAATTCTTTTTGTATTCGTTTTTACCGTATACGCGATCTCTGCGTCAAGGTCAATTTCATTTTGGGATAGTCCCGAATTTATTGGTAGCAATTATAATTTACAAGCCACTCATCCTCCAGGCGCTCCTTTTTACACAATGCTTTGCAGTATAGTGTTACAGTTTTTTTCTGCTTCTAAAGCGGCCTTTGTATCAAATCTGATATCTGGTTTTTTCGGGGCGTTAACCGTGACATACCTTTTTAAAATAACTTTTCATATAACTACTAAAATCCAAAGTAAGAAATCTGATTTTGAAATAGCGTACTTGCCTTATTTAACAGGTCTTACAAGTGCGTTAACATTGGCCTTCTCAAATAGTTTTTGGATTGCTTCTACTGAAACAGAGGTATATACTCTTTCGTTCGCATTGTTAGCGATAATGATTTATATAATGTTAAAGTGGGAACATTCATTGAATGATATTGAGGGCGATAGGTTATTGTTATTATTAGCACTATTATTTGGTATTTCTACAGGAGTTCATTTAATACTCATATCTACAATCATTCCTCTATCACTTTTATTTACCCATAAAAAATATGGATTAACTATAAAAAATACAGTGCTATCCTTACTATTTGGCTGTTTATTGTTTTTTTTTATTTACCTGTTTATTATTCAGGGTATTATACAAATGGCAAATTCTCTAGACATTTGGTTAGTGAATACACTTAACACTTCTATGAATACAGGTATACTTGTTATGCTAGCAATTATAACCGCATTCTTTGGAATCTCACTATTATATACATATAGAAAAAAGAAATTCAATGCACACCATATTGTATTAGCCCTATTGTTTTTTCTTGTAGGTGTTAGCTCTTATTTAATGCCTATTCAAAGATCTAAAGCTAATTCGCAAATCGCCAATGGCATAGAAAATAGTAATAGGATGTTGCAATATATAAAGGGAGACCAGTTTGGTATAAGCAGCATACCTTTATTAAATGGTTATACATATAACGCACCTCTAAATAATCAAAAACCATTTTTAAATGGTGACCCCATTTTGACATTTGACTCTGAAAAACAAAAATATATCACTGTCGATAATGGTGACTTCCAAAACATAAACTATGCTGATGAATTTTCCATGTTTTTTCCAAGGCTATATGAGGCTAAAGATGAAAACGAGTACAAATTATGGACGACTATAAAAGGCGAGCCAATCGATTATTCGGTCAATGGAGAAATCAAGAAAATTTACAAACCAACATTTAAAGAAAATTTCAATTTCTTTATAGATTATCAAGTTTCGTGGTTAAACCTTCGTTACTTATTTTGGAATTTTATCGGAAAACAAAATAACAATCAGGGGTTGGGCTATGTAAAGGATGGTAATTGGATTAGCGGAATAAATAGTATAGACAAAGCAAGAGTTGGTGATTATTCCAAAATGCCAGAATATTTTAGAACCGACAAAAGTAGGAACGCCTATTATTTCATTCCCTTTATTTTTGGGATTATTGGTCTGCTTTCACTTGTAAAACATAGACAGTTTTTTTTAACAACATTATTTATTTTTCTATCTTTCGGATTAGGTATAACATTATATATAAACCCCGTTCCGTCAAGTATTTTGGTTAGAGAACGAGATTATATTTTTATTGGTTCATTTCTTATTTTTTCACTTTGGGTAGGTCTTTCAATTCTTTTATTTTACAACACCCTTAAATTTTTAGTTTCAGCCAAGATTAGATTAATTGTGGTTTCAATTCTGGTCTTAATTGGCGGACCTATACAAATGCTAGCAAAAGGGTGGGATGATCATCAACGTAGTAAAGACACTTTTGCTTATGAATTTGGAAAAGCTTACTTAGATGCTTGCCCAGAACAAGCCATACTGATTACAAATGGAGATAACATGACATTTCCTCTGTGGTATTTACAAGAAGTTGAGAATTATAGAACAGATGTGAGAGTTTTAAATTTTGATCAATTGAATTTAGATACTCATATAGATAGACTTAAGCATACAGTGGGTTCTTCTAAGCCTATTCAAATAAGTTTGAAGAAGCATTTTTATATTAATGGAGTAGATAAGTTAATTCCACTTCAAAAAGAAATTGACCGAGCAGCAGAATTACCTATTTTATTCGAATTCTTTCAGGATAGTACCACCCAAATTAATTGGAATGGGAGATTAAGGCATTATATGCCCGCAACTAAATTCTCCATCCCAATAGACACCTTCAAAATGAAGAAGAATGGTTTAACAGCTGAAGATTTAAATGCATTCTATACTGCCGAAGTAAAATGGGACTACCCAAAAGATTTTTACGGCCTTAATGAAATTGTTCTAATGAACGTTATTACAAATAACATACATGATAGGCCCATATGTTTTGCTATTAACGGTAAGTCTGGCCATTATTTAGGCTTACAAGATTATTTAGTACATAATGGAATGGTTGAACGCCTTGCTCCTATTCAAAGAAAGGGAGATACACTCAACCCAAAAATTGTAAATACAAATATGATGTATCCGTACATCATGAATAAACTGCAATTTGAAGGTTTAAATGATGATGAGAAATTTATACCTTATGAAAATAGGGTCTATGTTCAGGATATTTTAAGACGAAATTATTATTTTTTAGCCCAAGCGTTATTGGAAGAAAATAAAAAAGAAGAAGCCATTCTTGTCTTAGATAAATGTTTCTCTCTTTTTCCTAATAAAACAATAGCCTATAAGCAATATGCATATGCCTTGGGTAAATTATATTATAGAGCTGGCTTAAAAACCAAGGGTGACAATATCTGTGCGACGGCTATGAAAAACATTTGGGATGAGCTTGTATGGATTACCTCATTCGACCCGCCGTATCCAGCTATAAACGTAAGTTATGCTGAAAAATTAAAAAATATGTATATACAAATGAGGCAACAGTTTCCTGGAGAAATATCAACTTTAAATGTAGATGATAAAGGTTATAAAGCTTTTGAAACTAAACATAATCTTTGGAAGCAACGGAATTGGCCCTATTAA
- a CDS encoding acyloxyacyl hydrolase codes for MRKLTTTLFLLASISIWAQNTPKNFDFSNFITPEFLVGTTAASNTDFPESSSTLGLYVNFGKFQQNNTQEWAYRLGFPKTGIAFGVVDYGNTEFLGQAYTLLPNVEFNILGRTRRNFTMNVGLGTSYFNKKFDEVENPLNQAVSTNFTWTFRLFFHYKLYESESIQWRLGGGYLHHSNGHTRLPNNGYNSLIGSVSALIGTKNRTVTELDDSQEREKTSAYYISPRFSLGSNTLSLIYNDKKAVYTVAISAGKQINKTFKYGVGISYRYYEHYYDYIIDNESLVQPGREFEDFTDNPTWSASNITLFAEGELLLNHVGLTFMIGGNIHKPGYDIDWRINQGWDNTPRDIPENWMLGEYNSKYKLKKAIATRLGLRYYLFGNETNPTHNLFAGVSLNANLGQADFTAFSVGYVYLLPKK; via the coding sequence ATGAGAAAACTAACAACCACACTATTTCTTCTCGCAAGCATTTCGATTTGGGCGCAAAATACGCCTAAGAATTTTGACTTTAGTAATTTTATTACTCCAGAATTTCTAGTCGGAACTACTGCAGCGAGCAATACCGATTTCCCTGAATCTTCGTCAACTTTAGGACTCTATGTGAACTTTGGAAAGTTTCAGCAAAACAATACACAAGAATGGGCCTACCGTCTTGGATTTCCTAAAACAGGAATTGCTTTTGGGGTTGTAGACTATGGCAATACTGAATTTTTAGGACAAGCCTATACCCTACTTCCTAATGTTGAGTTTAATATTTTAGGTCGAACGCGTAGAAATTTCACTATGAATGTGGGGCTTGGAACTTCTTATTTCAACAAAAAGTTTGATGAAGTTGAAAATCCCTTAAATCAAGCTGTATCTACCAATTTTACATGGACATTTCGATTATTTTTTCATTATAAATTATATGAATCTGAAAGCATACAATGGCGATTGGGAGGAGGGTATTTGCACCACTCTAACGGACATACACGTTTGCCTAATAATGGGTATAATTCATTAATAGGAAGTGTCTCTGCACTCATTGGCACAAAAAACAGGACGGTTACAGAATTAGATGATTCTCAAGAGCGCGAAAAAACTTCGGCATACTATATTTCTCCGCGTTTTAGCTTGGGAAGCAACACGCTTTCTCTAATCTATAATGACAAGAAAGCGGTGTATACGGTGGCTATTTCCGCAGGAAAACAAATTAATAAGACCTTTAAATATGGGGTTGGAATAAGTTATAGGTATTACGAACACTACTACGATTATATTATAGACAACGAATCGTTAGTGCAACCAGGTAGAGAGTTTGAAGACTTTACAGACAATCCAACATGGTCTGCATCTAATATTACCTTGTTTGCCGAAGGAGAGCTACTGTTAAACCATGTTGGACTTACCTTTATGATTGGCGGTAATATTCATAAACCTGGATACGATATAGATTGGCGTATCAATCAAGGGTGGGATAATACACCTCGCGATATTCCAGAAAATTGGATGTTGGGAGAATACAATTCTAAGTACAAACTTAAAAAAGCCATCGCTACTCGATTAGGATTGCGCTATTATCTGTTTGGCAATGAAACCAATCCAACACATAATTTGTTTGCAGGAGTATCACTAAATGCTAATTTGGGACAAGCAGATTTTACAGCGTTTTCTGTGGGGTATGTCTATCTACTTCCGAAAAAATAA